CCGGGTGAAGAAGACGAAGGCCATGGCCGGGCGCTTGGAGGCCTCGCGCATGGCGAACTGCACGCCATCCAGGTTCCAGCCCTTGGGGACCCACTCGTTGAGGGTGCGCTCCAGCGAGCCCTCATCCACGGTGGACAGCTCGACAACCTTGTACTGGAGGGGGCCGGGCGCGCGGATGACAGGCGTATGGCCTGCTCCAGGGCGCTTCCCGGCTCGACGCTGACGTTCGGGCGGAGGTTTCGCCGCCTTGCGCTTGGGGCGCTTCTTCTTCGTGGGCATTGCCGTGGCCAATCACTTTGCGCGTCCGCGCGCCCAGGATCAAGCGGCGCGCGGAACTTGTGGGCGCCGCCTGTTGCCTACAAGAGCTTCGAGGCTTCCAGGGCGTGGTAGGTGATGATGAGGTCCGCCCCAGCGCGCTTGATGGAAGTGAGGATCTCCATCATCACGCGATCTCCATCCACCCAGTTGTTTTGAGCCGCAGCTTTCACCATCGAATACTCGCCGGAGACGTTGTAGGCGACGACGGGCAGGTCCACGCGCTCCTTCACCCGGTGGATGATGTCCAGGTAGGAGAGCGCGGGCTTGACCATGATCATGTCGGCGCCCTCCTCCACATCCAGGCCGACTTCCTTGAGGGCCTCGCGGGCATTGCCGGGGTCCATCTGGTAGCCGCGGCGGTCGCCGAACTGGGGCGCGCTCTGGGCGGCCTCACGGAACGGGCCGTAGAAGCCGGAGGCGTACTTGGCGGCGTAGGAGAGGATGGGCGTGTCCACCAGGCTGCACTCGTCCAGGGCCTTGCGGATGGAGTGGATGCGGCCGTCCATCATGTCCGAGGGAGCGATGATGTCGGCACCAGCCTGGGCGCAGGTGACGGCCATCTGCGCCAGCAGCGGCAGGGTGGCGTCATTGGCCACATGGCCGCCCTCGAGCACGCCGCAGTGGCCATGGTCCGTGTACTCGCAGAGGCACACGTCGGCGACGATCTGGAGCTCGGGGACGGCGTCCTTGATGGCGCGGATGGCGCGCTGGACGATGCCCTCACGGGCATAGCCCTGGGTGCCTCGGGCGTCCTTATGGTCCGGGATGCCGAAGAGAATGACGGAGGGCACCCCGAGCGCCTTCGCC
This region of Hyalangium minutum genomic DNA includes:
- the hemB gene encoding porphobilinogen synthase, coding for MAFPTHRPRRLRRSPVLRDMVRETTLEPADFIYPLFVVEGRDVRRPITSMPGVFNLSIEHAVAEAKQAKALGVPSVILFGIPDHKDARGTQGYAREGIVQRAIRAIKDAVPELQIVADVCLCEYTDHGHCGVLEGGHVANDATLPLLAQMAVTCAQAGADIIAPSDMMDGRIHSIRKALDECSLVDTPILSYAAKYASGFYGPFREAAQSAPQFGDRRGYQMDPGNAREALKEVGLDVEEGADMIMVKPALSYLDIIHRVKERVDLPVVAYNVSGEYSMVKAAAQNNWVDGDRVMMEILTSIKRAGADLIITYHALEASKLL